In Leptolyngbya sp. NIES-2104, the genomic window AATGCTGCGGCAAATTAGTCTGGTGCTACAGGCGGGAGAACACGGATTTACAGCAGAAGATTTTCGTCCGATTTTTGAACCGCAGGTGTCCGACCTTGAAGAAGTGACGCTGCGGTTGGATGAATGGCTTTCATATGCTCCCTCAGACATTGCGCCGCGAATCTGGGAAGCGATTTCAACCATGAGCGATCGGATGGCGTACTGGGCGGACTGTAACTGGTCGATCGAGACTGAAGCTGAACTAAATCAATATACGTTCAGCGTGGCGGCATCGGTTGGCTTGATGCTATCGGATTTGTGGGCTTGGTATGACGGCACGAAGACCGATCGGATTCAAGCGGTGGGATTTGGGCGCGGTTTGCAGTCGGTGAACATTCTCCGCAACCATGGCGAAGACAAAACACGCGGAGTCACCTTTTATCCAAAGGATTGGACAAATGACCAAATGCAAGCTTATTCGCGTCGTCAGCTTGAACTTGCGAATGCTTATGTCGCTTCTCTGCCGGAAACCAGTCCAGCTTTAGATTTCTGTCAAATTATTTTGATGCTGGCTCATGCAACTTTAGAAGCGATGGAGCAGGGAGCGGAGAAATTAACGCGATCGGAAGTGATGCAGTTAGTTCTACAAGTGACGAAAGCAAGTTGATTGTTGGATGCCCCTAGAGGGTGTTTGAAGAGTAGCCATCGATCGCATTTACCCGCCCGGAGCTGAACCTCCGGGCTAACAGAGGCAAGTCCCCTGAACGGCACTGAGCGCCACGAAAATTGTGATTTAGCCTGCTTTAAGTAGGGTTGCGCCGATTAGCCCAGAGGTTTAGCTCCGGGCGGGATCGAACCGTAGCTACTGACCCGATCGCGGAAAGCTCGGCAATTCAACTGCCGCTAAAGACTCCCGTTTTTTCTGCGATCGCTCTGGATAGACGACAGGCGAAGGACTGCTTTCTGAAGTCGGCGCGACATACGGTTCAGTCGAACGATCGCGATCGCTCAACGTAATAAACGGTGAGGGTGCTGCGATCGTCGGCTCAACCGCAGGCGGCAATGCCAAATTAAACGGATTTGCCGCGATTTCCTCGATTGCTGCTGCGCTTTCTAAAGGACTTGACTCTTCGACTGAGATAGACTGAATCACAGTGATTTCAGGTTCTAGAATAGG contains:
- a CDS encoding squalene/phytoene synthase family protein, whose translation is MNLKRTALDLLKETSRTFYIPISRLPDGLQEAVASAYLCMRAIDQIEDHPTLDNAVKARMLRQISLVLQAGEHGFTAEDFRPIFEPQVSDLEEVTLRLDEWLSYAPSDIAPRIWEAISTMSDRMAYWADCNWSIETEAELNQYTFSVAASVGLMLSDLWAWYDGTKTDRIQAVGFGRGLQSVNILRNHGEDKTRGVTFYPKDWTNDQMQAYSRRQLELANAYVASLPETSPALDFCQIILMLAHATLEAMEQGAEKLTRSEVMQLVLQVTKAS